The Hymenobacter sp. DG01 genome has a segment encoding these proteins:
- the menB gene encoding 1,4-dihydroxy-2-naphthoyl-CoA synthase, which yields MAEQLTWTPIKEFREILFTQHGGIAKISINRPQVHNAFTPLTVQEMIEAMDICRNRTDIGVIILTGEGGKAFCSGGDQSVRGHGGYVGEDTVPRLNVLDLQKMIRSIPKPVVAMVAGWAIGGGHVLHVVCDLTIAAENARFGQTGPNVGSFDGGFGASYLARIVGQKKAREIWFLCDQYNAQEALDMGLVNKVVPLEQLEETTVAWCHKILEKSPLALRMLKSSFNAELDGQAGIQELAGNATLLYYLSEEAKEGKNAFIEKRKPDFSKYPKFP from the coding sequence ATGGCCGAACAACTTACCTGGACCCCGATTAAGGAGTTCCGCGAAATTCTTTTCACCCAGCACGGCGGTATTGCTAAAATCAGCATTAACCGCCCACAGGTGCACAACGCCTTCACGCCCCTCACGGTGCAGGAGATGATTGAAGCCATGGACATCTGCCGCAACCGCACCGACATCGGCGTTATTATCCTGACGGGTGAGGGCGGCAAAGCCTTCTGCTCGGGCGGCGACCAGAGCGTGCGCGGCCACGGCGGCTACGTGGGCGAGGACACCGTGCCCCGCCTGAACGTGCTGGACCTGCAGAAAATGATCCGCTCCATCCCCAAGCCCGTGGTAGCTATGGTGGCCGGCTGGGCCATTGGCGGCGGCCACGTCCTGCACGTAGTCTGCGACCTGACCATTGCGGCTGAAAACGCCCGTTTCGGCCAGACCGGTCCCAACGTGGGCTCATTCGACGGCGGTTTCGGAGCGAGCTACTTGGCCCGCATTGTGGGTCAGAAAAAAGCCCGTGAAATCTGGTTCCTCTGCGACCAGTACAACGCCCAGGAAGCCCTGGATATGGGCCTGGTAAACAAAGTAGTGCCCCTGGAGCAACTAGAGGAAACCACCGTGGCTTGGTGCCACAAAATCCTCGAAAAGAGCCCTCTGGCCCTGCGCATGCTGAAATCGAGCTTCAACGCCGAGTTGGACGGACAAGCTGGTATTCAGGAGCTGGCCGGCAACGCCACGCTGCTCTACTACCTCTCCGAGGAAGCCAAAGAGGGCAAGAACGCCTTCATCGAGAAGCGTAAGCCCGACTTCTCGAAGTACCCCAAGTTTCCGTAA
- a CDS encoding histidine phosphatase family protein yields MSVKKIYLIRHGQTDFNVRGIVQGSGVDSSLNEAGRRQAARFFAAYRHVPFDKVYTSVLQRTHQSVQGFLELGLPHEQHAGLNEISWGTREGTRITPEEDEEYHRVLQDWKAGRTHVRMEGGESPDDVAARQRPVIELLTSRPEEETVLVCMHGRAMRVLLCQLLGYPLSQMDSFEHHNLCLYQLDYTGSMFTVRSFLDVRHLQEAV; encoded by the coding sequence GTGAGCGTCAAAAAAATCTACCTCATCCGCCACGGGCAGACCGATTTCAACGTGCGCGGAATTGTACAGGGCAGTGGCGTCGATTCCTCGCTGAATGAGGCTGGGCGTCGGCAGGCGGCGCGCTTTTTCGCGGCCTACCGTCATGTGCCCTTCGATAAGGTGTACACCTCCGTGCTTCAGCGCACCCACCAGTCGGTGCAGGGCTTTCTGGAGTTAGGCCTACCCCACGAGCAGCACGCAGGCCTCAACGAAATCAGCTGGGGCACCCGCGAAGGCACCCGCATTACCCCCGAGGAAGACGAGGAATACCACCGGGTGCTGCAGGACTGGAAGGCTGGCCGCACCCACGTGCGGATGGAAGGCGGCGAAAGCCCCGACGACGTAGCAGCCCGCCAACGCCCCGTAATTGAGCTGCTTACCTCGCGCCCCGAGGAAGAAACCGTGCTGGTGTGCATGCACGGCCGGGCCATGCGCGTGCTGCTCTGCCAGCTGCTGGGCTACCCCCTCAGCCAGATGGATTCCTTCGAGCACCACAACCTCTGCCTCTACCAGCTCGACTACACTGGCTCTATGTTCACCGTCCGCAGCTTCCTGGATGTGCGCCACCTGCAGGAGGCGGTATGA
- a CDS encoding methylated-DNA--[protein]-cysteine S-methyltransferase, translating into MQPSQAELDYARVEQAIEYIASHVSQQPSLDDMAAHVHLSPFHFTRLFTRWAGTSPQRFLRYLTKEYARRVLLESGDVLAATYRAGLSGPSRLHDLFVTYEAMTPAEYRAQAAGLTIRYGFQTTPFGECLLSLTDRGICGLTFQAATQREAALAELRAAWPGATLQAAEAETAAVATQLFATPPAPGKPLPLLLKGTNFQIKVWEALLRIPAGMVVSYRHLAAAIGQPGASQAVGGAVGANHIGYLIPCHRVIQQHGGPGGYRWGSARKQALLGWEAVRAGQADGKVHE; encoded by the coding sequence ATGCAACCTTCGCAAGCAGAGCTGGATTACGCCCGTGTGGAGCAGGCCATTGAGTACATTGCCAGCCACGTCAGCCAACAGCCTTCCCTGGATGATATGGCCGCGCACGTACACCTGAGTCCGTTTCACTTTACCCGCCTGTTCACGCGCTGGGCCGGCACCAGTCCGCAGCGGTTCCTACGGTATCTGACCAAGGAATATGCCCGTCGAGTGCTACTGGAGTCGGGCGACGTGCTGGCGGCCACTTACCGGGCGGGTTTGTCGGGGCCCAGCCGCCTGCACGATTTGTTTGTGACCTACGAGGCCATGACCCCGGCCGAGTACCGCGCCCAGGCCGCCGGCCTGACCATTCGCTACGGCTTCCAGACTACCCCCTTCGGGGAATGCCTGCTGAGCCTGACCGACCGAGGCATCTGCGGGCTGACGTTTCAGGCTGCAACCCAGCGGGAAGCGGCCCTGGCAGAGCTGCGCGCCGCCTGGCCCGGCGCCACGCTGCAGGCAGCCGAGGCGGAAACGGCGGCCGTAGCGACACAGCTTTTCGCTACCCCTCCCGCCCCGGGCAAGCCGTTGCCTCTGCTGCTGAAGGGCACTAACTTCCAGATTAAAGTCTGGGAAGCGCTGCTGCGCATTCCGGCGGGCATGGTGGTGTCGTACCGCCACCTGGCGGCGGCTATTGGGCAGCCCGGCGCCAGCCAGGCGGTGGGCGGGGCCGTGGGGGCCAACCACATCGGCTACCTTATTCCGTGCCACCGCGTGATTCAGCAGCACGGCGGGCCGGGCGGCTACCGCTGGGGCAGCGCCCGCAAGCAGGCCCTGCTGGGCTGGGAAGCCGTGCGCGCCGGACAGGCCGACGGCAAAGTCCACGAGTAG
- a CDS encoding DUF1266 domain-containing protein: MTKDQEENINDYGVPDPYDYKISGEQIELNPGPKRAIATGAILFYNGDQPMKRLVPIKKKRKEESRRSLAQWWGIQTPTDALQCLRDLHTTGHRAKLQPRLHSDPARWRPHFDESDFLRHRQVGSVAGWDYARIVNLAYWTRDVGLLDDDTAFHYFNVGAKLALREFNSWEELAVSFLAGRVMWSPDDIEGHQILGGFAEYLLTAQNNVWVECPWHEYEEWWD; this comes from the coding sequence ATGACAAAAGATCAAGAGGAAAACATCAATGATTATGGGGTACCGGACCCGTATGATTACAAGATTTCCGGAGAGCAGATTGAGTTAAACCCCGGCCCAAAACGGGCAATAGCAACGGGCGCTATTCTGTTTTATAACGGCGACCAACCCATGAAAAGGCTGGTTCCCATCAAGAAGAAAAGGAAAGAAGAATCTCGCCGCTCGTTGGCTCAATGGTGGGGCATCCAGACTCCCACCGACGCACTGCAGTGCTTACGGGACCTGCACACTACCGGCCACCGAGCCAAACTGCAGCCCCGCCTCCACAGCGACCCGGCCCGCTGGCGCCCACATTTTGATGAAAGCGACTTTCTCCGCCATCGGCAGGTAGGCTCCGTTGCCGGCTGGGATTACGCCCGCATCGTTAATCTGGCTTACTGGACCCGCGACGTAGGACTGCTCGATGATGACACGGCATTTCACTATTTCAACGTAGGCGCGAAGCTGGCACTACGCGAGTTCAACTCGTGGGAGGAGCTGGCTGTTAGCTTTTTGGCCGGCCGCGTAATGTGGAGCCCCGACGACATAGAAGGCCACCAAATCTTAGGGGGCTTCGCTGAATACCTGCTCACGGCCCAGAATAACGTGTGGGTAGAGTGCCCGTGGCATGAATACGAAGAATGGTGGGACTAA
- the menD gene encoding 2-succinyl-5-enolpyruvyl-6-hydroxy-3-cyclohexene-1-carboxylic-acid synthase: protein MSSLQAVHNIPEICARLGVTDVVLSPGSRCAPLTIAFARHPEIRVRTVPDERAAAFIGLGLAQTQRRAVALVCTSGTAGLNYAPAVAEAYFQQIPLVVFTADRPPEWIDQLDGQTVRQMDLYGAHAKGSFTFPTDTTHADAQWHATRLVSEAIGLAEQFPAGPVQVNVPLREPFYPKAGEELTFGPVKVTRELPGRPQLPAPTLAELAEAIRSTSRVLVVAGQHPADMDLLLALRRFAAAYQVPVVGDLIANLHLPAAPGYDQRLQPLGRQDVFMAVPEPGLKEALKPELLITFGQSLISKALKLYLRNAKPAQHWHIQAAGVVADTFQSLTKTIRMEPANFFATLLTEDAPNKTDSIGTSEALHLGSIPGATTASEDSNSTITAPSHTAAQDATRVALAPTPMGTPRLTWPDNSGQLSEAQMTTKAAYLKPWLAAENWANGFLQEFMQQPNQPFNEFTAIYQALQQLPDHAALHLANSMAVRYANILGLPTGRNIEVFANRGTSGIDGCNSTAVGAALARPERPVVLLTGDVAFFYDRNAFWHNYPTPNLRVILLNNHAGGIFRLIDGPRQQPELEEFFETRQMLRAENTARDFNLRYFAVSSFAELESALPVFFAPESGASLLEITTDSQTNAEFFEQYRAAVRTSFSS from the coding sequence ATGTCTTCCCTCCAAGCTGTTCATAACATCCCTGAAATCTGTGCCCGGCTGGGTGTCACGGATGTAGTACTGTCGCCTGGCTCCCGGTGCGCCCCGCTGACCATTGCCTTCGCGCGCCATCCGGAAATCAGGGTACGGACGGTGCCGGACGAGCGGGCGGCGGCCTTTATCGGACTGGGGCTGGCCCAGACGCAGCGGCGGGCCGTGGCATTGGTATGCACCTCGGGCACGGCGGGCCTGAATTACGCTCCGGCTGTGGCAGAGGCGTATTTTCAGCAGATTCCGCTGGTAGTCTTCACTGCCGACCGCCCCCCGGAATGGATTGACCAGCTGGACGGCCAGACCGTGCGGCAGATGGATTTGTACGGGGCCCATGCCAAAGGCTCGTTCACCTTTCCTACCGATACCACCCACGCCGATGCGCAGTGGCACGCCACGCGCTTGGTGTCGGAAGCTATTGGGCTGGCGGAGCAGTTTCCGGCCGGACCGGTGCAGGTGAACGTGCCGCTGCGGGAGCCCTTCTACCCCAAAGCTGGCGAGGAGCTGACGTTTGGCCCAGTGAAAGTAACCCGCGAGCTGCCGGGCCGGCCCCAGTTGCCGGCTCCTACCCTCGCGGAGCTAGCCGAAGCCATTCGCAGCACCAGCCGCGTGCTGGTGGTAGCCGGTCAGCACCCGGCCGACATGGACCTGCTGCTGGCGTTGCGCCGGTTTGCGGCAGCCTACCAGGTGCCGGTAGTCGGCGACCTGATTGCCAACCTGCACCTGCCCGCCGCGCCCGGCTACGACCAACGCCTGCAGCCTCTGGGCCGCCAGGATGTATTTATGGCCGTGCCGGAACCGGGCCTGAAGGAAGCCCTGAAGCCCGAGCTGCTGATTACATTCGGCCAGTCGCTCATCTCCAAAGCCCTGAAGCTCTATCTGCGCAACGCCAAACCAGCCCAGCACTGGCACATTCAAGCGGCAGGCGTAGTGGCCGACACGTTTCAGTCGCTGACCAAGACGATTCGCATGGAGCCGGCCAATTTCTTTGCCACTCTGCTGACGGAGGATGCACCTAATAAAACGGATAGTATAGGTACTTCTGAAGCTCTTCATCTAGGTTCGATTCCTGGCGCAACCACAGCTTCTGAAGATTCGAATTCAACCATTACCGCGCCCAGCCATACTGCTGCTCAGGATGCCACCCGCGTGGCTCTGGCCCCTACCCCCATGGGCACGCCAAGGCTTACCTGGCCGGATAACAGCGGACAGCTCAGCGAAGCGCAGATGACCACCAAAGCTGCTTATCTGAAACCCTGGTTGGCTGCGGAAAACTGGGCCAACGGCTTCCTGCAGGAGTTCATGCAGCAGCCCAACCAGCCGTTCAATGAATTTACGGCCATCTACCAGGCCCTGCAACAGCTGCCCGACCATGCTGCGCTGCATTTGGCTAATAGCATGGCCGTGCGCTACGCCAATATTCTGGGGTTACCGACGGGCCGAAACATAGAGGTATTCGCGAACCGGGGCACTAGTGGTATTGATGGCTGCAACAGTACGGCCGTGGGCGCGGCTCTGGCCCGGCCCGAGCGGCCTGTGGTGCTGCTCACCGGCGACGTAGCGTTTTTCTATGACCGCAACGCCTTCTGGCACAACTACCCTACCCCCAACCTGCGCGTCATTCTGCTGAACAACCACGCGGGCGGCATCTTCCGCCTGATTGACGGGCCACGCCAGCAGCCGGAGCTGGAAGAGTTTTTTGAGACGCGCCAGATGCTGCGGGCCGAGAATACGGCGCGTGATTTTAATCTGCGCTACTTCGCCGTTTCATCTTTCGCTGAACTAGAGTCGGCGCTACCGGTTTTCTTTGCACCCGAATCCGGCGCCAGTCTGCTCGAAATCACCACCGACAGCCAGACCAACGCCGAGTTCTTTGAACAGTACCGGGCTGCGGTCCGGACCTCATTTTCCTCCTAA
- a CDS encoding chorismate-binding protein yields the protein MSNLQRIAWKPELPVAERLRRLVALALTSGRPVALWRLPGAEQPRLCLSLKVDSAYVGLPPALEPTAPAGFAFFPFRDSDHNPPLFLPADLFFDLAKPEEIQVSAAAAARLPELRQRFATLPETANLPWHLSRQPAPVTASQAEYEALVAAGVAAIEAGTVQKVVSSRAVRRALPTGFDALAAFAELQERYPNAFVSLVSAPGVGTWLGATPEVLAEIDEDQVFRTMALAGTQPLLPGMKPATAKWAHKDLEEHAMVARYIVNCFKQLRLREYDERGPRTVAAGQMLHLRTDFAVYLTQVPFPTLGTDMLRLLHPTPAVGGVPKQPALEFLRRHEGYDRAYYAGFLGPVNLPDAGVARLYVNLRCLQLRAQEAILYAGTGLTSDSDPAREWQETELKLRTVGAILQEPSPA from the coding sequence ATGAGCAACCTGCAGCGCATTGCCTGGAAGCCCGAGCTGCCCGTAGCGGAGCGGCTGCGGCGGCTGGTGGCCCTGGCCCTGACCAGCGGCCGGCCCGTAGCCCTGTGGCGGCTGCCCGGCGCCGAGCAGCCCCGCCTCTGTCTGAGCCTGAAAGTTGATTCTGCTTACGTGGGTCTGCCGCCCGCGCTGGAGCCCACGGCGCCGGCCGGTTTTGCCTTCTTTCCCTTCCGCGACTCCGACCACAACCCGCCGCTGTTCCTGCCCGCCGACCTGTTTTTCGACCTGGCGAAGCCCGAGGAAATTCAGGTGAGTGCGGCGGCAGCGGCCCGGCTCCCGGAGCTGCGGCAACGGTTTGCTACCCTCCCCGAAACCGCCAACCTTCCCTGGCACCTAAGCCGGCAGCCAGCGCCCGTCACAGCTTCGCAGGCCGAGTACGAGGCGCTGGTAGCGGCCGGGGTAGCGGCCATTGAGGCCGGTACGGTACAAAAGGTAGTATCGAGCCGAGCGGTGCGGCGGGCGCTGCCGACGGGGTTTGACGCCCTGGCCGCCTTTGCCGAGCTACAGGAGCGTTACCCCAATGCCTTCGTATCGTTGGTGAGTGCGCCGGGGGTAGGCACCTGGCTGGGCGCTACCCCGGAGGTGCTGGCTGAAATCGACGAGGACCAGGTATTCCGGACGATGGCTCTGGCGGGCACCCAGCCCCTGCTGCCGGGTATGAAGCCGGCTACGGCCAAATGGGCCCACAAAGACCTGGAGGAGCACGCCATGGTGGCCCGCTACATTGTGAACTGCTTTAAGCAACTGCGCCTGCGCGAGTACGATGAGCGGGGTCCGCGCACGGTGGCGGCGGGCCAGATGCTGCACTTGCGCACCGATTTTGCCGTGTACCTCACCCAGGTTCCCTTCCCTACCCTTGGTACCGATATGCTGCGGCTGCTGCACCCTACCCCCGCCGTGGGCGGCGTACCTAAGCAACCGGCCCTGGAGTTTTTGCGCCGCCACGAGGGCTACGACCGCGCCTACTACGCGGGCTTCCTAGGCCCCGTCAACCTACCCGACGCCGGCGTAGCTCGCCTCTACGTAAACCTCCGTTGCCTACAGCTGCGCGCCCAGGAAGCCATTCTCTACGCCGGTACCGGCCTCACTAGTGACTCGGACCCCGCCCGTGAGTGGCAGGAAACCGAATTGAAGTTGCGCACCGTAGGAGCTATTCTGCAGGAACCTTCCCCGGCTTGA
- a CDS encoding DUF6370 family protein, with protein sequence MKSLLFLLLTSAATVSAAQAQTTTTTAAPDPKKDVRVVQASCGQCQLGLPGKSCDLAVRFDGKAYFVDGTTIDSHGDAHAKDGFCQAVRRAEVQGEVVDNRFKATYFKLLPEPTKSK encoded by the coding sequence ATGAAATCGTTGCTATTCCTGCTGCTGACCAGCGCCGCTACCGTATCGGCAGCGCAGGCCCAAACCACAACTACCACGGCGGCTCCTGACCCCAAAAAAGACGTGCGCGTGGTGCAGGCTTCCTGCGGGCAGTGCCAGCTGGGCCTACCAGGCAAAAGCTGCGATCTGGCGGTGCGCTTCGACGGGAAAGCCTATTTCGTGGACGGCACTACCATTGACTCGCACGGTGACGCCCACGCCAAAGACGGTTTCTGCCAGGCCGTCCGGCGGGCCGAGGTGCAGGGCGAGGTAGTAGATAACCGCTTCAAGGCCACGTACTTTAAGCTGCTGCCCGAGCCTACCAAAAGCAAGTAG
- a CDS encoding AMP-binding protein has translation MTPTPNLLPDTLLLNGREFRYPDIQQYPANSPTDLNGYEARVLDFCRQWLNGAQEFTLHTSGSTGTPQSVTMTRRQLEASARRTGDYFDLGPGERMLVCLNCEYVGGIMMLVRGFERRMHLTIVEPQADPLALVPAEADFDFTSFVPLQLRAVLAAGHAPRLNRMKGILVGGATVDKGLERDIQPLTVPVYLTYGMTETASHIALRCLNGPAPTPAYRVLPGIEVGQDERGCLTIEADVTRGQLITTNDRVNLLDAHTFEWLGRADFVINSGGVKVQAEKVEQVLEMALMELGLTTRAFVAGRPDERLGEQVTAFLEGPALPAEQQQQLQALLSQRLGKYELPRELVFVPQFSSTASGKLDRLSTLRSASIS, from the coding sequence ATGACTCCTACCCCCAACCTTCTCCCCGATACCCTTCTGCTCAACGGCCGCGAGTTCCGCTACCCCGATATTCAGCAGTACCCCGCCAACTCGCCCACCGACCTAAATGGCTACGAAGCCCGGGTACTGGATTTCTGCCGACAGTGGCTGAATGGGGCCCAGGAGTTTACCCTGCACACCTCCGGCTCTACCGGCACGCCGCAATCCGTGACCATGACGCGGCGGCAGCTGGAAGCCTCGGCCCGCCGCACCGGCGACTACTTCGACCTGGGCCCCGGCGAGCGGATGCTGGTGTGCCTGAACTGCGAGTACGTGGGCGGCATCATGATGCTGGTGCGAGGCTTTGAGCGGCGCATGCACCTGACCATTGTAGAGCCCCAGGCTGACCCGCTGGCCCTGGTGCCCGCCGAGGCTGATTTTGATTTTACCTCCTTCGTGCCCCTGCAGCTGCGGGCGGTGCTGGCCGCCGGCCACGCCCCGCGCCTGAACCGCATGAAAGGTATTCTGGTGGGCGGTGCCACCGTAGATAAGGGTCTGGAGCGCGACATTCAGCCGCTGACGGTACCCGTGTACCTTACGTACGGCATGACGGAAACGGCCTCCCACATCGCCCTGCGCTGCCTCAACGGCCCCGCGCCTACCCCCGCCTACCGGGTGCTGCCTGGCATTGAGGTGGGCCAGGATGAACGAGGCTGCCTCACCATCGAGGCCGATGTAACGCGGGGTCAGCTCATCACCACCAACGACCGGGTGAACCTGCTGGACGCGCACACCTTCGAGTGGCTGGGCCGCGCCGACTTCGTGATTAACAGCGGCGGCGTGAAAGTGCAGGCCGAAAAGGTGGAGCAGGTGCTGGAAATGGCCCTGATGGAGCTGGGGCTTACCACCCGCGCCTTCGTGGCCGGGCGCCCCGATGAGCGCCTGGGCGAGCAGGTAACTGCGTTTCTGGAAGGCCCCGCGCTGCCCGCCGAGCAGCAGCAGCAGCTCCAGGCGCTCCTGAGCCAGCGCCTGGGCAAGTACGAGCTGCCACGGGAGCTGGTATTCGTGCCGCAGTTCAGCAGCACCGCTTCCGGCAAGCTCGACCGGCTAAGCACCCTTCGTAGTGCCTCAATTTCCTGA
- a CDS encoding pyruvate dehydrogenase complex dihydrolipoamide acetyltransferase has translation MAELIKMPKMSDTMTEGVIASWLKKVGDKVKSGDILAEVETDKATMELENYEDGTLLHIGPKEGESVPVDGLLAIVGKEGEDISALLNGGGAAPAPAAAEAPKAEAAPAPAPAPTPAPTPSPAPAPAAAPAAAPAGNGKKATIIRMPKMSDTMTEGTIAAWLKKVGDKVKSGDILAEVETDKATMELDNYEDGTLLYVGPKEGEAIPVDGILAIIGEEGADVQALLGGQSGGSTSAAPAAAEAAPAAATSSAPAPVAEEAAPAQNGGRIFASPLAKSIAKDKGIDLSTIKGSGENGRIVSRDLEKAQPSAAAAPAAAAAPSQPAQPATVQSEYIQAALPEQPKAAPAPVAAPAAAEGTYIDTPVSQMRKVIARRLSESLFTAPHFYLTMEILMDRAMEVRTQLNALSPVKLSFNDMVIKASAVALKQHPAINSSWLGDKIRQNKVVNIGVAVAVDEGLLVPVVRNADGKGMSQIATEVKELAGKAKSKKLQPSEWEGSTFTISNLGMFGIEEFTAIINPPDACILAVGGIKQTAVVKDGQLAIGNVMKVTLSCDHRVVDGATGAAFLQTLKSLLEDPLRMLI, from the coding sequence ATGGCCGAACTCATAAAAATGCCCAAAATGAGCGACACGATGACCGAAGGGGTCATTGCCTCGTGGCTCAAAAAAGTAGGCGACAAAGTGAAATCCGGGGATATCCTGGCTGAGGTGGAAACCGACAAGGCCACGATGGAACTCGAAAACTACGAGGACGGTACCCTGCTTCACATCGGCCCGAAAGAAGGTGAATCCGTACCCGTAGATGGTCTGCTGGCCATTGTGGGTAAGGAAGGTGAAGATATTTCCGCGCTGTTGAACGGTGGCGGTGCTGCTCCGGCTCCCGCTGCCGCCGAAGCTCCTAAAGCAGAAGCCGCGCCTGCTCCGGCGCCCGCGCCTACTCCCGCACCCACTCCAAGCCCGGCCCCGGCCCCCGCAGCCGCTCCGGCTGCTGCCCCCGCCGGCAACGGCAAGAAGGCCACCATCATCCGGATGCCCAAAATGAGCGACACGATGACGGAAGGCACCATTGCCGCCTGGCTGAAGAAGGTAGGCGACAAAGTAAAATCCGGTGATATTCTGGCCGAAGTGGAAACCGATAAGGCCACCATGGAGCTGGATAACTACGAAGATGGCACCCTGCTTTACGTAGGCCCGAAAGAAGGCGAAGCCATTCCGGTTGATGGCATTCTGGCCATCATCGGGGAAGAAGGCGCCGATGTGCAGGCCCTGCTTGGCGGTCAGTCGGGGGGTAGCACCTCGGCCGCTCCGGCCGCGGCAGAAGCTGCTCCGGCTGCTGCTACTTCGTCGGCCCCGGCTCCGGTGGCTGAGGAAGCCGCTCCGGCCCAGAACGGTGGCCGCATCTTCGCCTCGCCGCTGGCTAAGAGCATTGCCAAAGACAAAGGCATCGACCTGAGCACCATCAAGGGCTCGGGCGAAAATGGCCGTATCGTTTCCCGCGACTTGGAAAAAGCCCAGCCCTCAGCTGCCGCTGCTCCGGCCGCTGCCGCCGCTCCTTCGCAGCCGGCCCAGCCCGCCACGGTTCAGTCGGAGTACATTCAGGCCGCTCTGCCTGAGCAGCCGAAAGCCGCGCCGGCTCCGGTGGCTGCTCCGGCCGCTGCCGAAGGCACCTACATCGATACCCCGGTGTCGCAGATGCGCAAGGTTATTGCCCGTCGTCTGTCGGAAAGCTTGTTCACGGCTCCGCATTTCTATCTGACGATGGAAATCCTGATGGACCGCGCCATGGAGGTTCGCACCCAGCTCAATGCCCTCTCGCCGGTGAAGCTCAGCTTCAACGACATGGTTATCAAGGCGTCGGCCGTGGCTCTGAAGCAGCACCCCGCCATCAACTCCTCGTGGCTCGGCGACAAAATCCGCCAGAACAAGGTGGTGAACATCGGTGTGGCCGTAGCCGTGGACGAAGGCCTGCTGGTGCCCGTGGTGCGCAACGCCGACGGCAAAGGCATGTCGCAGATTGCTACGGAGGTGAAAGAACTGGCCGGCAAAGCCAAGAGCAAGAAGCTGCAGCCGAGCGAGTGGGAGGGTAGCACCTTCACCATCTCCAACCTGGGCATGTTCGGCATCGAGGAGTTCACCGCCATCATCAACCCGCCGGATGCCTGCATCCTGGCCGTGGGTGGCATCAAGCAGACTGCCGTGGTGAAAGATGGCCAGCTGGCCATTGGCAACGTGATGAAAGTGACCCTGAGCTGCGACCACCGGGTCGTGGACGGTGCCACCGGCGCTGCCTTCCTCCAGACGCTGAAAAGCCTGCTGGAAGACCCCCTGCGCATGCTCATCTAA
- a CDS encoding ABA4-like family protein, translating into MTLTPDFLFSLANPVAMVGWGLLILAPRWAVTRRLVLSGALPLLLAATYALLIGSHYLGAHASEGGFSSLQEVAALFRNPWALLAGWVHYLCFDLCLGIWESLDARRRGVPHLLLVPCLLLTFLLGPVGLLLYSLVRRFYGRDVTASVAPVTL; encoded by the coding sequence ATGACTCTCACCCCCGACTTTCTGTTTTCCCTGGCTAACCCAGTAGCAATGGTAGGTTGGGGCCTGCTGATACTGGCCCCGCGCTGGGCTGTTACGCGCCGACTCGTGCTCAGCGGCGCCCTACCCCTGCTGCTGGCCGCAACTTATGCCCTGCTGATTGGCAGCCACTACCTGGGGGCGCATGCTTCGGAGGGAGGCTTCAGCTCCCTGCAAGAGGTAGCAGCGCTGTTCCGCAACCCGTGGGCCCTGCTGGCCGGCTGGGTGCATTACCTGTGCTTCGATTTGTGCCTGGGCATTTGGGAAAGCCTGGATGCCCGGCGCCGCGGGGTGCCCCACCTGCTGCTGGTGCCTTGCCTGCTGCTCACGTTTCTGCTGGGCCCGGTGGGACTGCTGCTTTACTCCCTGGTGCGGCGCTTTTACGGCCGCGATGTTACTGCTTCTGTTGCTCCTGTCACGCTTTAG
- a CDS encoding hotdog fold thioesterase, with product MTLEQIKQWVSTRPTLADALGIELTALTDEYLEGRMPVDGRTHQPMGLLHGGASVALAETLGSVAAATKLDPTKQACVGLEINANHIKGVRDGYVVGRATALHVGRSTQVWEIRITHEETGALVCISRITMAVIDIPQAKPQA from the coding sequence ATGACGCTGGAGCAAATCAAACAGTGGGTCAGCACCCGCCCTACCCTGGCCGACGCCCTCGGCATTGAACTCACCGCCCTCACCGACGAGTATCTGGAAGGCCGCATGCCGGTAGATGGGCGTACCCACCAGCCCATGGGCCTGCTGCACGGCGGCGCCTCGGTGGCCCTGGCCGAAACCCTGGGCAGCGTGGCCGCCGCCACCAAGCTCGACCCCACCAAACAGGCCTGCGTGGGACTGGAAATCAATGCCAACCACATCAAAGGCGTGCGCGACGGGTACGTAGTTGGGCGGGCCACGGCGCTGCACGTTGGGCGCAGCACGCAGGTCTGGGAAATCCGGATTACCCACGAGGAAACCGGCGCTTTGGTCTGCATCAGCCGTATTACCATGGCGGTTATTGATATTCCGCAGGCAAAACCACAGGCATGA